From a region of the Tachyglossus aculeatus isolate mTacAcu1 unplaced genomic scaffold, mTacAcu1.pri scaffold_138_arrow_ctg1, whole genome shotgun sequence genome:
- the LOC119923055 gene encoding olfactory receptor 4C13-like, producing the protein MENENNVTESILLGLTQDPSMQKIISVLFLIIYIVTVVGNLIIVVTVASSQTLDSSVYFFLAHLSFFDACYSSVNTPKLIIDSLSEKKIIYFKGCMTQVFGEHIFSEAEIILLTVKAYDRYVAICKPSHYTAIMSRHLCSSLVALAWAGGFLHATVQNLFLAHLPFCGPNVIDHFMCDLYPLLKLVCSDTHTLNVLVAANSSGMCMLIFILLMIFYAFILHSLKTHSAVGRLKALSTCASHFTVVIFFFIPCIFEYMQHTTTSSIIKAVAVFYTMITPMLNPYIYTLRNAEMINAIRKSLSKTSNLEMGTTIVLVEGLLK; encoded by the exons atggagaatgaaaacaatgtgacagaatctATTCTACTGGGACTCACACAGGACCCAAGTATGCAGAAAATtatctctgttttgtttttaatcatcTACATAGTCACCGTGGTTGGAAACCTGATCATTGTGGTAACCGTAGCTTCCAGTCAGACTCTGGACTCCTCCGTGTATTTCTTTCTGGCTCACTTGTCGTTCTTTGATGCCTGCTATTCCTCAGTCAATACACCTAAACTGATCATTGACTCCCTCTCTGAAAAGAAAATCATCTacttcaaaggctgtatgacccaggtctttggagagcataTTTTTTCTGAGGCTGAAATCATTCTCCTCACGGTGAAGGCCTATGACCGTTATGTGGCGATATGTAAGCCATCGCACTACACGGCCATCATGAGCAGACATCTCTGTAGCTCACTGGTGGCCTTGGCCTGGGCCGGAGGCTTCCTTCACGCCACAGTTCAAAATCTCTTCTTGGCACATttaccattctgtggccccaatgtcaTCGACCACTTTATGTGCGATTTATACCCCTTGCTGAAACTGGTCTGCTCCGATACTCACACCTTGAATGTGCTGGTTGCTGCTAACAGTAGTGGCATGTGCATGTTGATCTTTATCCTGTTGATGATTTTCTATGCCTTCATCTTGCACTCCCTGAAGACCCACAGTGCCGTGGGTAGactcaaagctctctccacctgtgcctcccacttCACTGTTGTCATCTTCTTCTTTATTCCATGCATCTTTGAATATATGCAGCACACAACTACTTCATCCATTATCAAGGCTGTTGCAGTATTTTATACGATGATaacccccatgctaaatccctACATCTACACATTGAGAAATGCagagatgataaatgccattagaaagtcaCTGAGCAAAACA AGCAATCTGGAGATGGGGACCACGATAGTTTTGGTGGAGGGCCTGCTCAAGTAA